The Helicobacter canis genomic sequence GCTGATATTGAGCGTTTAGAAAAAGAGCTTGGCAAGAATCAGTCCTATCTTGCTTCGATTGAAAATTTCTGGAATGCGATAGACCTAAGCAAAGGCAATGCGCAAGCCGGACGCGCTCTTGTAGAGCAGTGTCTTGCCTGCCATACGATTGATTCTCAAAAGCTTTCACGCTCTAGCGGACAAAGTAATGCGGAGGTCTCTGCTGCTTATGGTGTAACTCCACCTGATTTATCTAATATCGCCGCCGTATTTGACCACACTTACTTGGCGCATTTCTTGAAAGATCCTGTGTTAGCTTCAAAACTATGGCACAAAGAAGGGCTTGCCTATCCTATGCCACCCTACTCATATCTTAGCGATCAAGAAATTGCTGATATTATCGCTTACTTCACATCTATCGCACCAAAATCGCTAAATGATAAACAGGTGTTTGAGCAAGCGTGTGCGCGTTGCCATAGTGTGAGCTATGATAATCTTGCAAGCACAAGCAACCCACAAGATCTCGCGCGATACCTTGGGACAAAAGTGCCAGATCTATCAATGATGATTCGCTCTCGCGGAGAACATTATCTTGGCAATTTCATCAACGATCCACAACGATTACTGCCCAATACTGCTATGCCTAGGGTTGGCGTTACAGAGCAAGCCGAGAAGCAGATTGTGGCGTATTTGGATTCTGTGGGTGATAGCAAGAAACACGAACGCAATGCGCTTGGATTTAAAATCATTGTATTCTTCCTTGTTATGACAATTCTTGCATACCTATGGAAGCGCAAAATATGGAGCGATCTCCACTAATATAACTCGCTGCATCCGCAGCGAGTCTCCTCGCGCACAATCCACATTCCAAGACAAAGCTTTCTCACCATCAAATTGCGATGCGTCTAAATATCCACACTAGAATCTAGTAAGCCCAAAAACATAAAGGCTTCTATGCAGTTATCAAACATATCTTTTCATCGCTCACGCCTAGCTTTTTGATTAGAAACTATATTTTTGGTATTTGTCTTTGGGCAGCTTGTGTATTTATTTTGCCAGATATTCAAATACCACTTATTATCATCTTGACAATCAATCTCTTATTCTTTCCATTTGCCACACTTATTTGGGGCGAAATGCGCGATACGCTTATGGGCAATACTGCGGTATTTTTGCCACTTTGGACTATGTTTTTTATTAAAATTTTTATCAAATGTATGATATTTGCTTTTGCAATTCCTGTTGGAGTGCTTGGGATTCTCTATATCTGGTTCCGCACCAAAAATGCTTCTTGAGAGATACTCCACAATCAAGCAGAAAAGATTGTTGCTGTTTATAATCTTTGCTTCAAAATCTCCCGTGCCTGTTTAATATCGCGTTCTATTTGAGCCTTAAGCTCTTGGAGCGAGTCAAAGCGGCGGTTTTCGCGGATTTTTTTATACATCTGTATCGTTAGCCGCTCTGGCACCTGCGTAATCTCACTATCGATAATATGACTCTCTATCGCGTATGCCCCATCTGTGCTGACCCTATGCCCAAAAAAGCTTATCGCCATTTTCTCACACACACGCGTAGCATAGACACCATTTGCTGGAAGCACATAGCCTTGAGTGCGGATATTTATCGTGGGGAAAAGCTCCTTGCTTGCTATCCCCTGCCCGCGTATCACATCGCCTGTTATCATATAGTGCCACCCTAGCATTGCATTTGCCACAGCAATATCCCCGTGCTGCACAAAGCTTTTGATCACGCTTGCGTGCAGTGGGATCTCACCATAGCAGACTTTAGGGACAATGACTACTTGCACTGCCTGTCTCCATCTTCTTTGCCTAAGCCCGCACAAATGCCGTAAATCATCTGCCCCATAAAGCCTATCCTTGCCAAAACGAAAGTCATAGCCTACAATGATTGTCTCTAAACTTGGCAAGGATTCTAGCAGTGTAGCGACAAACTCTTCTC encodes the following:
- a CDS encoding c-type cytochrome, giving the protein MRELKILAILVVVVGVIYWGVEPLAHSIMHPKVADAQYDYIKANADDVAQLKNTIAKIEAELQNARSANNAADIERLEKELGKNQSYLASIENFWNAIDLSKGNAQAGRALVEQCLACHTIDSQKLSRSSGQSNAEVSAAYGVTPPDLSNIAAVFDHTYLAHFLKDPVLASKLWHKEGLAYPMPPYSYLSDQEIADIIAYFTSIAPKSLNDKQVFEQACARCHSVSYDNLASTSNPQDLARYLGTKVPDLSMMIRSRGEHYLGNFINDPQRLLPNTAMPRVGVTEQAEKQIVAYLDSVGDSKKHERNALGFKIIVFFLVMTILAYLWKRKIWSDLH
- a CDS encoding bifunctional riboflavin kinase/FAD synthetase; this translates as MQSFSSMLAENLASKQITSLAIGKFDGLHLGHKKLLDLLGDRGAVLIIDKAIKCDNHNGINNEQNPHIQSDQNPPHQGFLTSLQDRLDRLPNAYVVEFASVAQMSGEEFVATLLESLPSLETIIVGYDFRFGKDRLYGADDLRHLCGLRQRRWRQAVQVVIVPKVCYGEIPLHASVIKSFVQHGDIAVANAMLGWHYMITGDVIRGQGIASKELFPTINIRTQGYVLPANGVYATRVCEKMAISFFGHRVSTDGAYAIESHIIDSEITQVPERLTIQMYKKIRENRRFDSLQELKAQIERDIKQAREILKQRL